Part of the Zingiber officinale cultivar Zhangliang chromosome 6A, Zo_v1.1, whole genome shotgun sequence genome, GGTTAAAAATCCAGAAATGGTTCACGTTCATGATCGCATCTTCGTTGAGGTGCAAAGGCGCCCTAGGCACGCCCAAGCATGCGCCTGATGAACAACGCCCGCCTCATGTGGGATAAGGTGGTTTTGCCAGCGCCTTGTGCGCCTGACGCCTCGGGCGCATCTTTAACAACCCAGGATCCAACACAAAGGACTATTGTCCTTAAGGTGCAAGTTCAGTTCATAATCATCTTGAAATACCTCATGATCTAAAAAAATTAACAATTTCTTTCCATTCTCAAGAGCACGCTTACAAAACAATACAGCATGCGCAATGATCTTGGCACACTTGATGACAAAGTCTGATTATTTTCTACACGGGCAGTTTTCTTCATTTGACACTTCGAATACTTGTAATTATAAACTTTTTATATAGGTGCAATACTAAATAATTTTATGGATACTTACTTTGAAATATTAGCTTAAATGTACCTCATGTTGTAGCATTAACAAGTATGTTGGCCAAGCCACATGTGTTCCAACAGCATCACCAATAGTTTCACATTCATTGGGAATCAGAACTGGCAAACTTGCTAATTTTTGTATTGCTTCATTGATTGATACACGCATACAATCCTTGGGTAACAAAACACCATGGAGAATACAAATACAAATCTATATgtcaaatctataccattacaatacaaatgtgcccttatagtttccacatttttcttctttatattaCCATATCTTGCACATGAGCAAGGTATTGCATTATGATTGTTAGTATTTTCCAATGTAAATTGTAAGAAAGACTCTACTCCAATATCATAATCACATGATAGTctgtctatcctttgacatccatttTTTGTTCATTCTGTTACAAGTACTAATCAACTAGAAATGAGCCAACACCTACCTTCAAAATAATTGTACATCTTACCGCATGATCTTAACACAATGAACAAGAAACATCACATATTCTTATCATACAATTTGTACAATCAAGTAACTAAACTATCCAAATAAGTGACTCTTGAGATTATTTTTTTTCGCCCATAGAGAGCAAGCTTTCTATAAGCTTGATCCTATTAAAGTCATGATACAAGTCTGGTTTAATAAATGGGAATACAATAGCAAATCTCAAACTTTTTATTCATAATAATTAACTAATTAAGACTCAAAGAGATTATACAAAAAAATTTAGTTTCTGATAATCGAACACACAAAACTTCAATAGCAGAATAGCATAAAGTGAGAACTGGTATTGCTTGCAGAACAACAAAAAGAGAGTGAGATAATTCATCAAAGTGGTTTCACTAAGAAAGTtgcttttattaattaattctttaaAGAAGTTGGGTTAATCGCAAGAAAATCATTTCAAGTGCCATTTGCTTGGTGGAACAATGAGCAGGTTTAGCTTTTCCCTACTATTCTCTACAACTACTCATTCTATATCACGATTAGGCTCTAGCAACTGCTActttgtagttttttttttttttttgttgttgttgaaagTCACAACCATCAATATACGCTATTAAAAACCTCTCTCTGGAAAGAAGGGGAGAGGGCAGAGGGGGAGAAGATTGTCCATGCGACTTCTTTTCCTTTGTAAGAAACCTGCGATCTTGATTAGTATTTGGAGGATTTCCTATGTTAAAGGTGGGATTTTGATGAGTTTTGGGTTGGAGTTCAATGGATGGACTGATGGCAGAGAGATGGAGTTGTAGCCATCGACGCCTGGTTTCTTTCATCCTTCCACAGTGTTGATACCCAATGGAAATGAGGAAGAGTTTATTgcttttggtttttgatttgtgATTCTGTTCTCTGTATCGTCATCTGCAATTTGAGATGGGTTACGTGCGACAGCAGCACCACCGAATGAAGCAAAAAGAGCTAGAGAGGCTGTCGGCGCTCCAGCGGCGACGATACCCATGGGGCATAGCCGCTCTGATAAAAGCATTTGAGAGTTGTGATTCTTGGCTGGatcacaagaagaaaaatgaataatattttaataaaatcgtTATCTAttatcatataaataatactaataaataatgattaattaaaaatattattataagcaaaaataaaaattatagacaactattttaaaaaatcgttgtctttgaagacaactattttaaaaaaatattatttttaacctACATAAGACAACATTTTCTTAAAGaccattatctttttttttaaaaaaattaatcaataacaacagttttcaataaaatcgttgttaaatgaaaaagacaacagtttcaaaAATCATTATCTACTAAGTGTGGTTGAACTCTAAATTTATTGTAGTGAATTTATGATCCAAGATTTATATCATATAAAAATTATTCAATAACTGCTACAATTTGTAAAGTTGTATGAgtttagaatttaagatttatgattttttaatattattatatcaaaatattatttatcaatttaatttaaaatttaagtttcatcgaaataactttaaaataattatacaaatagtataataatatttaaatatactaaattctaaatttaaatctCTAAATTCAAAACTTACACTAACTACTGAGTTACATTAACTATTGATAGTTTTAtactatataaattataaattttaaacacattctaaatatattataataattattggaTAACTTTTATATATTACACCAGTTATTCAATAACTTTTACGTATTATAGAAACCAGTTGATAGTTTCTAAGATTAAATGATAAGTTTCCGATAAACTCATAAGAGGTCgctcgttttttttttcttttcatgatTTGTAAAATATGAAGTGTACTTTTGattattgttcatttttttttttctaatacaGAATACACTCTTTAATGTAAATATTTagcaatttaattttataaaaaaaatgtaaatattCCGCTGGATTAAAAAGGGGCGTTGTGTTCCTGGGAACCCTAAAGATACCCCGCTATGGGTTTAGGGCTGCTGCACTTCGATGGTCGCGTCGTCGACGACGATGGACGGCCCCGGCTGGAATCCGACGACGGCGAGGAGCTAATGCACGTTGAGCCTGGCGTCGCCGTCGCCCTCGGTTCCCGGCCCATGGAGTCGCCTGGAACTCTCTACGTCACCTCAAGGTATCAGTGCCACGCTCACTCAGATTCTTGCTTCTTGTCTTCTCTCAGATGTGAGTGGATCCTGCAGGAGGGTGATTTGGCTGAGCGACGCCGACAAAGGGAAAGGGTATGCGGTGGATTTCTTGTCGTTGTCCCTCCACGCTGTGTCGAGGGACCCGGAGACCTACCCCTTTCCTTGCATCTATACTCAGGTATTTGATCTATGACTGAGTTTGGGGCGGTTCTACCTGGACTTGTATTGAATCCAAAGGATCAAAATTACAAAACgtaactttttttttatcttttatttttatcttaaGCATTTGAAAACTTTCTGTGTTTTTTTGGAGAATTCATTTTGGTGCTCGATAATGCGCTATTTTTCCTCACTGATTGGTAAACTTGAACTTTTGTTGCCTCTgacttgaattttctaagcatgaaTTAAGGGGCTAGCGGTAAGCTGTTTATTGGATAGCTACATGTTTGTGCTTGAGGTTGCCTATTTGAGTTTGTGATTACTAGCTGAGAATGGTCCTTTATAATAATAATGTCCTGAAGGATTTGAATTATTTGAGGGGCAAAAATGAGTTACACCATTGAGGATAGTCAGATTGGCTAATGGCTCCTGTGCTGTTTTTTGCTTTATTGCTTATGTACTGTTTGCTGGATTCTTCATCAGATTGAGATAGGCGATGAAGATGAAGAGTCTGAAAGCTCAGATTCAGAAAGTAATGATGATTTGGAATTGTCAAAAGTCACTGAAATGAGACTTCTTCCTTCAGATGCTGGAAAGTGTATCCTTGCTATCATGCATGCCTCATATTGTTTTCATTTGTGGCAAGTTCATTGATTGGTGCATTTTTCATGTATAAAGTAGGCATTGCTGAATCTTTTGTGGTCAACTTTCtatttaatgctattatgagtgtTTTTGTCAAAGTAGGACAGAATCTGATGCAGTTGGCATTGCTTCATCATGGATTTTAGTTATGGCATAATAATACAATTATGAATGTCATCTTATCTTTCATTCTGATTATCCTGCAAGTTCATTGCATCGATCTGTAACTCATCGATTGCATATTCTGGGACCGTGATTGTCTTCTTATCAAGTCCCATCTTTCACTAAGAGAAAAA contains:
- the LOC121995991 gene encoding chloride conductance regulatory protein ICln-like gives rise to the protein MGLGLLHFDGRVVDDDGRPRLESDDGEELMHVEPGVAVALGSRPMESPGTLYVTSRRVIWLSDADKGKGYAVDFLSLSLHAVSRDPETYPFPCIYTQIEIGDEDEESESSDSESNDDLELSKVTEMRLLPSDAGKLDTLFDIFCQCAELNPEPHQEGEEENTWFFGDEKISDAGSDSEWQLSENPGNPIGSANGDHDLSQRVHELQIDSQQFEDADEDEETHDDHCLAAN